The Thermus islandicus DSM 21543 genomic interval GTGTGGCCGAGGCCATGGGGGGGCTGCGCCACCTGGTGGGGTTCCCCGACCGTCCCCCTCCCCGGGTGGGTCTTTCCATCGGGGACACCCTGGCGGGCCTGTTTGCCGCCTTCGGTGCCCTGGCGGCCTTGAGGGTGCGGGAGCGGACCGGAAGGGGCCAGGTTGTGGACGTGGCCCTTACGGATGCGGTGATCGCCGCTTTGGAGAGTGTCCTTACGGAGTACAGCGCCACGGGAAAGGTGCGGGAGCGGACGGGGAATACCCTGCCCGGCCTTGCCCCCTCCAACCTCTACCCCACCCGGGACGGCCGCTACCTCCAGATCGGGGCCAATGCCGATGGGCCCTTCCGGCGCCTCTGCCAGGCCATGGGCCGCCCCGAGCTGGCGGAAGACCCCCGCTATGCCACCCACCGGGCCCGGGGGATGCACCAGGCGGAGCTGGACAACCTCATCGCCGCCTGGACCCGGGAGCATACCCTGGAGGAGTTGGACCGCCTCCTAGTCCGCCACGGGGTGCCTGCGGGGCCGGTGAACACCGCCAAGGAGGTGGCGGAAGACCCCCACTTCCGGGCCCGAGGGGCGGTGGTGGAGGTGGAGACCTCCTTGGGCCGGCTCCTCATGCAGGGGGTGGTGCCGAAGCTCTCGGAAACCCCCGGGGGGATCGCGTGGACCGGCCCCTCCCTCGGGGCCCACACCCGGGAGGTCCTGGAAGGGGTTTTGGGCCTAGGGGAGGAGGCCTGGGCCGAGCTGGTGGCAGAAGGGGTGGTGGCATGCGGAAAGAGGGCGTAGGAATTCAATTTCGCGGGGTGACGGTGCGCTTCGGCACCTACACCGCCGTGGCCGGGGTGGACCTCGAGGTGGCCCCAGGAGAGTTTGTGAGCCTGGTGGGGCCTACGGGCTGTGGCAAGAGCACGCTCTTGAACGCGGCCGCAGGCCTCCTTTCCCCTTCGGAAGGGGAGGTCTGCCTGGGGGGAAGGCCCCTTAAGGGCCTTAACCGGGAGGCGGGCTACCTCTTCCAGCAGGACGCTATTTTTCCGTGGAAGACCGCCTTGGACAACGTGGCCTT includes:
- a CDS encoding CaiB/BaiF CoA transferase family protein; protein product: MRALEGIRVLELGQFIAAPFAGQLLADHGAEVIKVEPPEGDPMRQWGVQLKEGQSLWWPVIARNKKSVVLDLRHPQGRALARRLALASDVLLENFRPGVLERLGLDPKGLLEEKPSLVVVRISGFGQEGPYRDRAGFGSVAEAMGGLRHLVGFPDRPPPRVGLSIGDTLAGLFAAFGALAALRVRERTGRGQVVDVALTDAVIAALESVLTEYSATGKVRERTGNTLPGLAPSNLYPTRDGRYLQIGANADGPFRRLCQAMGRPELAEDPRYATHRARGMHQAELDNLIAAWTREHTLEELDRLLVRHGVPAGPVNTAKEVAEDPHFRARGAVVEVETSLGRLLMQGVVPKLSETPGGIAWTGPSLGAHTREVLEGVLGLGEEAWAELVAEGVVACGKRA